One stretch of Marinobacterium iners DNA includes these proteins:
- a CDS encoding 2Fe-2S iron-sulfur cluster-binding protein, translating to MSHAVTVDPVGKTFDVHAGDSILDAGLKAGVVLKHSCRDGQCGECRTELKSGQVEYPEGLELSETDRAGTTVLACQARPLSDLVLHSPEVTSFEGVTVQKVAARVMGKEPLADDVVKLTCKLAPGTVFNYVPGQYVDLTIKNIVTRSYSMATAEAVDGCIELHVRLVPGGQATPMIFEEVQLKNVVTIEGPFGTFYLRDSDASAIFLASGTGFAPIKALMEQLIASGSGRRVHLYWGGRAAQDLYMDHLCRQWQAELDWFEYTPVLSDDISGWSGRTGFVHAAVIEDYSDLSSHQVYACGAPVVIDSARRDFTAKCGLQESNFFADAFV from the coding sequence ATGAGTCATGCCGTTACTGTTGATCCGGTTGGAAAAACCTTCGATGTACATGCAGGCGACAGTATTCTGGATGCCGGTCTGAAGGCTGGGGTTGTGCTCAAGCACAGCTGCCGTGATGGCCAGTGTGGTGAGTGCCGCACTGAGCTGAAGTCAGGACAGGTGGAGTACCCGGAAGGGCTGGAACTGAGCGAAACCGACAGGGCTGGTACAACCGTGTTGGCCTGTCAGGCTCGACCGCTCAGTGATCTGGTGTTGCACTCGCCTGAAGTAACCAGCTTTGAAGGCGTAACAGTGCAGAAAGTGGCTGCGCGTGTGATGGGTAAAGAGCCGCTTGCAGACGACGTGGTGAAGCTGACCTGCAAGCTGGCACCGGGAACCGTATTCAATTATGTACCCGGACAGTATGTCGATCTGACGATCAAGAATATCGTCACACGCAGTTATTCAATGGCAACTGCTGAGGCCGTGGATGGTTGTATCGAACTGCATGTGCGGCTGGTGCCGGGAGGTCAGGCGACGCCGATGATCTTTGAAGAGGTTCAGCTCAAGAACGTGGTGACGATCGAGGGGCCGTTCGGCACCTTCTATCTGCGTGACAGTGATGCCTCTGCCATCTTTTTGGCCAGTGGAACCGGTTTTGCACCGATCAAGGCTTTGATGGAACAGTTGATCGCCAGCGGCAGCGGGCGTCGGGTGCATCTGTATTGGGGTGGGCGTGCTGCGCAGGATCTGTACATGGACCACCTCTGCCGTCAATGGCAAGCTGAACTGGACTGGTTTGAGTACACACCTGTACTGTCAGATGATATATCCGGGTGGAGTGGCCGTACGGGATTTGTGCATGCAGCTGTCATTGAAGACTATTCGGATCTGTCTTCACATCAGGTGTATGCCTGCGGTGCACCTGTTGTGATCGACTCAGCTCGACGTGATTTCACAGCAAAATGTGGTCTGCAGGAAAGCAATTTCTTTGCAGATGCCTTCGTATAG
- a CDS encoding TRAP transporter substrate-binding protein: protein MSLLKKSTLFKATIAVTGALLTSTAFAAEVTLRYNQWFPSQHWSQKDGLYKYFEEIEKVTEGRVKVQPSAKPLAPPTRNYQAVVSGIADLAWGPHGYAPGAFPLTEMVEFPFTNIDAGVSSAAYWRAYEKYFKAAGMHDNVHTLAVHVTSGGNLHMKSSPVVNPADLSGKKIRVQTSVVGDALTTLGAVPISGSLSELREFLSRGIIDGTTLSDELLTGFKVDNYVEHITQIPGGIFTNSTFVIVNKDKWDQISPADQKAIMDISGEKLAVRMGSLWHENDVLARAQLKERLGENYKEAGEELNAAIDKAFEPVRADWFDKAEANGVDGKAAFDFYMNEIKRLNSK, encoded by the coding sequence ATGTCATTATTGAAAAAATCCACGCTGTTCAAAGCCACCATTGCTGTTACTGGTGCGTTGTTGACCTCCACAGCTTTTGCGGCAGAGGTGACCCTGCGTTACAACCAGTGGTTCCCATCGCAGCACTGGTCACAGAAAGACGGCCTCTATAAGTACTTTGAAGAGATCGAAAAAGTGACAGAAGGGCGTGTCAAGGTACAGCCATCCGCCAAGCCGTTGGCCCCTCCGACTCGTAACTACCAGGCCGTTGTATCTGGCATTGCTGACCTGGCCTGGGGGCCTCATGGCTATGCGCCGGGTGCTTTCCCGTTGACTGAGATGGTTGAATTTCCGTTCACCAATATTGATGCAGGCGTCAGCTCGGCAGCATATTGGCGTGCATATGAAAAGTATTTCAAGGCAGCAGGGATGCATGACAATGTGCATACGCTGGCTGTACATGTGACATCCGGCGGCAATCTACATATGAAGTCGAGCCCGGTTGTTAATCCTGCAGACCTTAGCGGTAAAAAAATTCGTGTCCAGACCAGTGTTGTAGGCGATGCCTTGACCACGCTTGGTGCGGTGCCCATTTCAGGCTCTTTGTCCGAGCTTCGGGAGTTTCTGTCCAGAGGAATTATTGACGGAACCACGCTCTCGGATGAGTTGCTGACTGGGTTCAAAGTAGATAACTACGTTGAGCACATTACACAAATACCGGGTGGCATATTCACAAACAGTACCTTTGTAATTGTGAACAAAGACAAGTGGGACCAGATAAGCCCTGCAGACCAGAAAGCAATTATGGATATTTCCGGAGAGAAACTGGCCGTGCGCATGGGATCTCTTTGGCATGAAAACGATGTTCTGGCACGTGCACAGCTTAAGGAGCGGCTGGGTGAAAATTATAAAGAAGCAGGCGAAGAGCTGAATGCAGCAATCGACAAGGCTTTTGAACCGGTGCGCGCTGACTGGTTCGATAAGGCGGAAGCCAATGGTGTTGATGGTAAGGCAGCTTTTGATTTCTACATGAACGAGATTAAACGTCTGAACTCTAAATGA
- a CDS encoding TRAP transporter small permease, producing MLVHGPYTGFLMSMSLLKVLDYICSKISMLSLVVMAGITFADVFGRVFFNSPIGFAYEVVGICLAVCFYSGLYHVHKKRKHVKIDLLENIFKGKTGIFLAWFSYIIEVVFFSALVYMVYIQAKESRLFGDVFMFLGLEKWIILAVMAGFAMVALISLLVVYPDNNQE from the coding sequence ATGCTGGTGCATGGCCCTTATACAGGGTTTCTTATGAGTATGTCCTTGTTGAAGGTGTTGGATTACATCTGTTCGAAGATATCAATGTTATCTCTTGTTGTTATGGCTGGGATAACCTTTGCAGATGTATTCGGACGTGTTTTCTTCAATAGTCCCATTGGTTTTGCTTATGAAGTGGTAGGTATATGCCTTGCGGTTTGTTTTTACTCGGGCTTGTATCATGTCCATAAAAAAAGAAAGCATGTCAAGATTGATTTGCTTGAAAATATATTCAAAGGCAAGACTGGAATATTTCTCGCGTGGTTCAGTTATATCATAGAGGTCGTTTTCTTTTCGGCCCTTGTTTATATGGTTTATATACAGGCTAAAGAGTCCAGGTTGTTTGGGGATGTGTTCATGTTCCTTGGATTGGAAAAGTGGATAATATTGGCGGTTATGGCTGGTTTTGCAATGGTTGCATTGATCAGTCTTTTGGTTGTTTACCCCGATAATAATCAGGAATAA
- a CDS encoding TRAP transporter large permease has protein sequence MVMLIAFLSLLFLLFIRVPIAISTGVVGVLGLAYYQGWSPAMSQLGMIATETVLSYEFSVIPLFILMGNIISRSGLADELYNATHALVGHLKGGLAITTIGASGGFSTFCGSSFATAATMTRIAYPQMKRFGYSDGLATGSIAAGGTLGILIPPSIALVFYGIITETDIGKLFVAGVIPGILGVIFYVAAVLFVVHVLKDKCSDASEATLKEKLLAIRQLWAFTLLIFIVLGGIYFGLFSPTEAAGVGSVGAILITLIRGRMSWQKMRDALEDTAATTVALVAILIGSLIFANLVNVSNLPFTIVQWMESLNLGLMGVLLLILMIYFVLGAVLESISMLLLTVPVFYPIVEGMGMDLIWFGIIVVIATEISLITPPVGLNVFVLKSVVPDVDLKVIFKGVFPFLVADILRLALIILFPALSLVLVEMM, from the coding sequence ATGGTAATGCTTATAGCTTTTCTTTCACTTCTTTTCCTGTTGTTTATTCGTGTACCTATAGCAATATCGACGGGTGTAGTCGGTGTGCTTGGCCTGGCATATTATCAGGGTTGGTCGCCAGCAATGAGCCAGCTGGGCATGATTGCAACGGAAACGGTACTTTCCTATGAGTTTTCGGTTATTCCGTTATTTATTCTTATGGGTAACATCATCAGTCGCTCAGGCCTGGCTGATGAGTTATACAATGCCACTCATGCGTTGGTAGGTCATCTTAAAGGGGGCCTTGCAATCACGACGATTGGTGCGTCAGGCGGTTTCAGTACTTTCTGTGGTTCCAGTTTTGCCACAGCTGCAACCATGACGCGTATTGCATACCCTCAGATGAAAAGATTCGGTTACAGCGATGGCCTTGCAACCGGATCCATTGCTGCGGGCGGGACTCTGGGTATTCTTATACCACCCTCCATTGCGCTGGTGTTCTACGGTATTATTACCGAAACTGATATTGGCAAGCTTTTCGTGGCAGGTGTTATACCCGGTATTCTAGGTGTCATCTTTTACGTTGCAGCTGTACTTTTTGTCGTTCATGTTCTGAAAGATAAATGTTCGGATGCGAGTGAAGCGACACTTAAAGAGAAGCTGTTGGCCATTCGGCAGTTGTGGGCCTTCACTCTATTGATTTTTATCGTATTGGGTGGGATCTACTTTGGGCTTTTCTCTCCGACAGAAGCGGCTGGTGTGGGATCTGTCGGCGCCATACTGATTACGTTGATCAGAGGACGAATGAGTTGGCAGAAAATGCGAGATGCGCTTGAGGATACAGCCGCAACTACAGTTGCGCTTGTGGCTATTCTGATCGGGTCGCTGATATTTGCAAACCTGGTTAATGTGTCCAATCTTCCATTTACCATCGTTCAATGGATGGAAAGTCTGAACCTGGGTCTGATGGGCGTCCTGCTTTTAATCCTGATGATCTATTTTGTTCTTGGAGCTGTTCTTGAATCCATTTCAATGCTGCTGTTAACAGTGCCGGTTTTTTATCCCATCGTTGAAGGAATGGGGATGGACCTTATCTGGTTCGGTATCATTGTGGTAATTGCAACAGAAATCAGCTTGATTACTCCCCCGGTAGGACTGAACGTATTTGTACTCAAGTCAGTAGTGCCTGACGTTGATCTTAAAGTGATATTTAAAGGGGTGTTCCCGTTCCTTGTCGCTGATATTTTAAGATTGGCACTTATTATTCTGTTCCCTGCGCTTTCTTTGGTTCTGGTTGAAATGATGTAG
- a CDS encoding TetR/AcrR family transcriptional regulator translates to MATKRLSRNDWINAATKVLATSGIDMVRVDNLAKKLKITRGSFYYHFDSRKELLQAILDTWRLKATEAVIDSLKQKSQDSKEQLMELMSLPLKGDKAQEAASIEISLRAWGRRDEIARAAVNEVDSYRIGFIEGLFIDLGHTSSQANDLAHLVYSFLIATSLVDPFSSEEVRKERAQRIAHFLADNCPLSDCKFRNL, encoded by the coding sequence ATGGCTACCAAGCGCTTATCACGCAACGACTGGATAAATGCAGCCACTAAAGTGCTTGCCACTAGTGGCATAGACATGGTGCGCGTGGACAATCTTGCCAAGAAGCTGAAAATTACGCGCGGCAGCTTCTACTACCACTTTGACAGCAGAAAAGAACTGCTTCAAGCGATACTGGACACCTGGAGGCTGAAAGCGACTGAAGCCGTCATCGATAGCCTGAAACAGAAATCCCAGGACAGTAAAGAGCAGTTGATGGAGCTGATGTCACTTCCCTTGAAAGGCGATAAAGCCCAGGAAGCAGCATCAATTGAAATATCCCTTCGGGCCTGGGGTCGGCGCGATGAAATTGCACGTGCTGCCGTGAATGAAGTAGACAGCTACAGAATCGGCTTCATCGAAGGATTATTTATCGACCTTGGCCACACCAGCAGTCAGGCGAATGATCTCGCACACCTGGTATATTCTTTCCTGATTGCCACATCTCTGGTCGATCCCTTCTCTTCTGAGGAAGTCCGCAAGGAACGGGCTCAGCGCATAGCCCACTTTCTGGCAGACAACTGCCCGCTGTCTGACTGCAAATTCAGAAACCTCTAA
- a CDS encoding SulP family inorganic anion transporter encodes MLQRYLPILQWLKVYNRETLTSDLVAAVIVTIMLIPQSLAYALLAGLPPEVGLYASILPLVAYAIFGTSRTLAVGPVAVVSLMTAAAVGNLALAGTAEYLAAAIALAFLSGVILILMGLFRLGILANFLSHPVISGFITASGLIIAASQLKHILGVDAGGHNLLDILMALAGQLAHINLPTLIIGVSATAFLFWVRKQLKPLLVKVGLGPRLADIIAKAGPVLAVVATTLAVWGLDLQAQGVKVVGQVPSGLPGLTLPSFDLELWKQLFVSALLISIVGFVESVSVAQTLAAKRRQRIDPDQELVGLGASNIAAAASGGFPVTGGFSRSVVNFDAGAETPAAGAFTAVGIAMATLVLTPLIFFLPKATLAATIIVAVLSLVDLGALKRTWAYSRSDFAAMLATIVLTLVHGVELGIIAGVGLSVLLYLYRTSKPHSAIVGRVPGTEHFRNIDRHQVETEQHILTLRVDESLYFANARYLEDLIYDQVARNPELRHLVLMCPAVNLIDASALESLEAINQRLMDSGVKFHLSEVKGPVMDKLKDTHFLHDLSGEIFLSQYAAWEKLRATSQPCDNN; translated from the coding sequence ATGTTGCAACGCTACTTGCCCATATTACAGTGGCTCAAGGTCTACAACCGTGAAACCCTGACCAGCGACCTGGTGGCTGCCGTGATCGTCACGATCATGCTGATCCCCCAGTCGCTGGCCTACGCCCTGCTGGCCGGGCTGCCGCCGGAAGTCGGCTTGTATGCCAGCATCCTGCCGCTGGTGGCGTATGCCATTTTTGGTACCAGCCGCACCCTGGCGGTGGGGCCTGTGGCGGTGGTTTCACTGATGACTGCCGCTGCGGTGGGCAATTTGGCGTTGGCCGGTACAGCTGAATATCTGGCAGCGGCCATCGCACTGGCATTTTTGTCCGGTGTCATCCTGATCCTGATGGGGCTGTTTCGTCTCGGTATTCTGGCCAATTTTCTCAGCCACCCGGTCATCTCGGGCTTTATCACCGCCTCCGGCCTGATCATCGCAGCCAGCCAGCTCAAACACATACTGGGTGTCGATGCCGGCGGTCACAATCTGCTTGATATCCTGATGGCGCTGGCGGGCCAGCTGGCGCATATCAACTTGCCAACGCTGATCATCGGGGTGAGCGCCACCGCCTTTCTGTTCTGGGTGCGCAAGCAACTCAAGCCTCTGCTGGTGAAAGTGGGGCTGGGTCCTCGCCTTGCCGACATTATCGCCAAGGCAGGGCCTGTGCTGGCTGTTGTTGCCACTACACTGGCTGTCTGGGGACTGGATCTGCAGGCACAGGGCGTGAAGGTTGTCGGACAGGTGCCTTCAGGGCTGCCAGGGCTGACCCTGCCCTCTTTTGATCTGGAACTTTGGAAGCAGCTGTTTGTATCCGCCCTTTTAATCAGCATTGTCGGCTTTGTTGAATCTGTTTCAGTCGCGCAAACGCTGGCAGCCAAACGACGACAGCGAATCGACCCGGATCAGGAACTGGTGGGGCTTGGCGCATCCAACATTGCCGCTGCAGCGTCCGGTGGCTTCCCTGTAACCGGCGGTTTCTCACGTTCAGTGGTCAACTTTGATGCCGGTGCCGAAACACCCGCCGCGGGTGCCTTCACGGCAGTCGGCATCGCAATGGCTACACTGGTACTGACACCCCTGATTTTTTTCCTGCCCAAGGCAACGCTGGCGGCCACCATCATCGTAGCAGTCCTGTCATTGGTTGACCTGGGGGCACTCAAACGAACCTGGGCCTACTCACGCAGTGATTTCGCTGCCATGCTCGCCACCATTGTGCTGACCCTGGTACATGGCGTTGAGCTGGGCATCATCGCCGGTGTCGGCCTGTCTGTGCTGCTTTACCTGTATCGCACCAGCAAACCACACAGTGCCATTGTGGGTCGAGTACCCGGTACAGAGCATTTCCGTAATATCGACCGACACCAGGTCGAAACCGAGCAGCACATCCTCACCCTGCGTGTGGATGAAAGCCTCTACTTTGCCAATGCCCGCTATCTGGAAGATCTCATCTATGATCAGGTGGCACGCAACCCGGAGCTGCGACACCTTGTACTGATGTGCCCGGCCGTCAACCTGATCGACGCCTCGGCACTTGAAAGTCTTGAGGCGATTAATCAGCGCTTGATGGATAGCGGTGTGAAATTCCACCTGTCGGAAGTCAAGGGGCCGGTTATGGACAAGCTCAAGGACACTCACTTTCTACACGACTTGAGTGGTGAGATTTTCCTGAGCCAGTATGCAGCGTGGGAGAAGTTGCGGGCAACGAGCCAGCCATGCGACAACAATTGA
- a CDS encoding bifunctional protein tyrosine phosphatase family protein/NAD(P)/FAD-dependent oxidoreductase, whose amino-acid sequence MEVHQLTPFLSVSPQLTAADVGLAASMGFKAIICNRPDQESHDQPDTDDIRAAAERHGLEWRYQPVVSGQIADTDVAAFHELMNSLHGPVLAFCRTGTRCTTLWALAEAPRLDVDAILKTTAAAGYDLTAQRDRIKALAGTHSHAEAMHTASRKRHDVLIVGGGAAGQSVAGSLLQRQPDLDIAIIEPRSEHYYQPGWTLVGGGVFERRETVRQMGKVMPDSVKWYHAAASGFRPEQQQVLLEDGEQIGYRILVVAPGLTLDWDAIPGLRESLGRNGVTSNYLFDLAPYTWELVQSTRKGRALFTQPPMPIKCAGAPQKAMYLSCDHWMRQGVLKDIEVEFCTAGAALFGVADYVPALMKYVEKYGINLNYQNNLIQVDGQAKTALFKVTDAEGNSQEVEKPFDMLHVCPPQRSPKLISESPLADASGWIELNPETLQHSRFGDIFGLGDAGNTPNAKTAAAVRKQAPVVAENILLALKGEAPRAIYDGYGSCPLTVERGKIVLAEFGYGGKLQPSFPLWLVDGKEPSRFAWLLKEKMLPWIYWNAMLKGHEWMAGPEILNHRPADHEATQACDFGDRK is encoded by the coding sequence ATGGAAGTTCATCAGCTTACGCCTTTTCTCAGTGTCAGCCCCCAATTGACGGCCGCCGATGTGGGGCTCGCCGCCTCCATGGGGTTCAAGGCGATCATCTGTAACCGGCCTGATCAGGAAAGTCATGACCAGCCGGACACCGACGACATCCGCGCCGCTGCCGAACGGCATGGGCTGGAATGGCGCTATCAGCCTGTGGTTTCAGGCCAGATAGCCGATACGGATGTAGCTGCGTTTCATGAGCTGATGAACAGCCTGCATGGACCTGTACTGGCTTTCTGCCGTACCGGTACTCGCTGTACTACCCTGTGGGCGCTGGCAGAAGCCCCACGTCTGGATGTGGACGCCATTCTCAAAACCACGGCAGCAGCCGGATATGACCTGACTGCACAGCGTGATCGCATCAAGGCTCTGGCGGGTACTCACAGCCATGCTGAGGCCATGCATACAGCCAGCCGCAAGCGTCACGATGTACTTATTGTTGGCGGCGGTGCTGCCGGTCAGTCAGTCGCCGGCAGCCTGCTGCAGCGCCAGCCGGATCTGGATATTGCCATCATTGAGCCACGTTCCGAACACTACTATCAGCCGGGCTGGACGCTGGTCGGAGGTGGTGTATTTGAACGCCGTGAGACCGTACGTCAGATGGGCAAAGTCATGCCCGACAGCGTCAAGTGGTACCATGCGGCCGCGTCAGGATTCCGCCCCGAACAGCAGCAGGTTCTGCTGGAAGACGGCGAACAGATCGGCTATCGCATTTTGGTGGTCGCGCCCGGCCTGACGCTGGACTGGGACGCGATACCCGGTTTGCGTGAAAGTCTGGGTCGTAACGGTGTCACATCCAACTACCTGTTCGACCTCGCACCCTATACATGGGAGCTGGTACAAAGTACTCGAAAGGGGCGTGCCCTGTTCACTCAGCCACCGATGCCTATCAAGTGTGCAGGCGCACCGCAGAAGGCGATGTATCTGTCCTGTGACCATTGGATGCGTCAGGGCGTGCTGAAGGATATCGAAGTCGAGTTCTGTACGGCAGGTGCTGCCCTGTTCGGGGTAGCCGATTATGTGCCAGCTTTGATGAAATACGTGGAGAAGTACGGCATCAACCTGAACTATCAGAACAATCTGATTCAAGTGGACGGACAGGCCAAAACTGCCCTTTTCAAGGTTACGGATGCAGAAGGCAACAGCCAGGAAGTCGAAAAACCATTTGATATGTTGCATGTCTGCCCGCCTCAACGCTCACCGAAACTGATCAGCGAGAGCCCGCTGGCGGATGCTTCCGGCTGGATTGAACTGAATCCGGAAACACTTCAGCACAGCCGCTTCGGCGATATCTTTGGACTTGGCGACGCCGGAAACACCCCCAATGCCAAAACTGCCGCTGCCGTGCGCAAGCAGGCACCGGTCGTGGCCGAAAACATTCTGCTGGCGCTAAAGGGAGAAGCGCCACGAGCCATCTACGACGGTTACGGCTCCTGCCCACTGACAGTGGAGCGTGGCAAGATCGTGCTGGCGGAATTCGGCTATGGTGGCAAACTGCAGCCGAGCTTTCCGCTCTGGCTGGTCGACGGCAAGGAACCCAGCCGCTTTGCCTGGCTGCTGAAGGAAAAAATGCTGCCCTGGATCTATTGGAATGCCATGCTAAAAGGGCATGAGTGGATGGCAGGACCCGAGATTCTCAATCACCGACCCGCCGATCACGAGGCCACTCAGGCTTGTGACTTCGGTGATCGGAAATAA
- a CDS encoding MBL fold metallo-hydrolase, with the protein MMQPIVTAFFDEPTFTYSYVIQDPDSSSCAIVDSVLDFDYAAGKTDTRSAEAILTFIAEQGLTVEWILETHVHADHLSAAPFLQEKTGAKLGIGAHITTVQDTFGKAFNAGTEFARDGSQFDALFNDGDSIRIGTLEGKAMHTPGHTPACMTYVFGDAAFVGDTLFMPDYGTARCDFPGGDAHILFQSIQKVFTLPDATRLFMCHDYKAPGRDEYAYETTVAEERAHNVHVHEGINEADFVRMRTERDASLDMPRLILPSVQVNMRAGKMPPAESNGQVYLKVPIDLF; encoded by the coding sequence ATTATGCAACCGATCGTTACAGCCTTTTTTGATGAACCGACCTTCACCTACAGCTATGTGATTCAGGACCCGGATTCTTCCAGCTGCGCCATCGTCGACTCCGTACTGGACTTCGACTATGCCGCCGGCAAAACCGATACCCGTTCAGCCGAAGCCATTCTGACCTTCATTGCCGAACAGGGCCTGACGGTGGAGTGGATTCTTGAAACTCATGTTCATGCCGACCACCTGTCAGCAGCACCGTTTCTGCAGGAAAAAACCGGTGCAAAACTGGGTATCGGTGCACACATCACCACCGTGCAGGACACCTTTGGCAAGGCGTTCAATGCCGGAACCGAGTTTGCCCGTGACGGCAGCCAGTTTGATGCGCTGTTCAACGATGGCGACAGCATTCGTATCGGCACACTGGAGGGCAAGGCGATGCATACCCCCGGCCACACGCCGGCCTGCATGACCTATGTCTTTGGTGATGCCGCCTTTGTTGGTGACACTCTGTTCATGCCGGACTACGGTACCGCCCGCTGTGACTTCCCCGGTGGCGATGCCCATATCCTGTTCCAGTCAATTCAGAAGGTATTTACCCTGCCGGACGCAACACGCCTGTTCATGTGTCACGATTACAAGGCACCGGGCCGTGATGAATACGCTTACGAAACCACCGTGGCTGAAGAGCGCGCACACAACGTCCACGTGCACGAAGGGATCAACGAGGCTGATTTTGTCCGCATGCGTACCGAACGCGATGCCTCTCTGGATATGCCGCGCCTGATTCTGCCCTCCGTGCAGGTGAACATGCGTGCCGGCAAGATGCCGCCGGCAGAAAGCAACGGTCAGGTTTACCTCAAGGTACCGATCGATCTGTTCTGA
- a CDS encoding NAD-dependent succinate-semialdehyde dehydrogenase encodes MLRVINPTSGQLLHEYPALDRDSMNSRIDMANRAFADWRTRSFAERAEVLHQVAALMRAEEVELARHMTDEMGKPVKEARGEVLKAAWCAEHYAGHAESYLQPVSLASDASHSYVQHLPLGPVLGILPWNAPFWLAFRFCAPALMAGNTCLLKHDPNVPACAEAIVDLFDRAGAPEGIMQNLPLQTPDVEAAIRHPGIRAVSFTGSSAGGSKVAAMAASEIKPAVMELGGSDPAIVLADADLEQAADLIGFSRIINAGQSCIAAKRIIVEASVYDRFVELLKARLEKLNQGDPADPETDIGPIAREDLRNELARQVDETIAAGARCLLGGKLPEGPGFFYPVTLLVDVTNDMTACREETFGPVAVVLKADNAEHALALANDTEYGLASSIWTEQSRGEAMAREIEAGQVVVNGLVKTDPRLPSGGIKRSGLGRELGPHGILEFVNIQQVWVGPKQE; translated from the coding sequence ATGCTCAGAGTGATCAATCCCACCAGCGGTCAGCTGCTGCATGAATATCCCGCACTGGATCGCGACAGCATGAACAGCCGCATCGACATGGCGAACAGGGCCTTTGCCGACTGGCGCACACGCAGCTTTGCAGAGCGAGCCGAGGTCTTGCATCAGGTCGCCGCTCTCATGCGGGCCGAAGAAGTTGAACTGGCCCGTCATATGACCGACGAGATGGGGAAACCAGTTAAGGAAGCGCGGGGTGAGGTTCTCAAGGCTGCCTGGTGTGCCGAACACTATGCCGGGCATGCCGAAAGCTACCTGCAGCCCGTGAGTCTGGCCTCGGACGCCAGTCACAGCTATGTCCAGCATCTGCCTCTTGGGCCGGTGTTGGGGATTCTGCCCTGGAACGCCCCCTTCTGGCTGGCGTTTCGCTTCTGCGCACCGGCACTGATGGCGGGCAATACATGCCTGCTCAAGCATGACCCCAATGTGCCGGCCTGTGCTGAAGCGATAGTGGATCTATTCGATCGTGCAGGAGCACCAGAAGGCATCATGCAGAATCTGCCCCTGCAGACACCGGATGTGGAAGCCGCTATCCGTCACCCCGGTATACGGGCTGTATCCTTTACCGGCTCAAGTGCCGGGGGCAGCAAGGTTGCGGCCATGGCCGCATCCGAAATCAAGCCTGCTGTAATGGAGTTGGGCGGCTCTGACCCGGCCATCGTCCTGGCCGATGCAGACTTGGAGCAGGCCGCGGACCTGATAGGCTTTTCCCGCATCATCAATGCGGGACAGTCGTGCATCGCGGCCAAGCGCATCATTGTCGAGGCTTCGGTTTATGACCGCTTTGTGGAACTGCTCAAGGCACGGCTCGAGAAGCTCAATCAGGGCGATCCGGCCGACCCCGAAACCGACATAGGCCCCATTGCACGAGAGGATCTGCGCAACGAACTGGCGCGTCAGGTGGATGAAACCATTGCCGCCGGGGCCCGTTGCCTGCTCGGTGGGAAGCTACCGGAGGGCCCGGGCTTTTTTTACCCCGTGACCCTGCTGGTGGATGTAACCAATGACATGACCGCCTGCCGGGAAGAAACCTTCGGCCCGGTCGCCGTGGTACTCAAGGCCGATAATGCAGAGCATGCTCTGGCACTGGCCAACGACACCGAATACGGTCTGGCCAGCTCAATCTGGACCGAACAGAGCCGTGGCGAGGCGATGGCCCGAGAAATTGAGGCCGGTCAGGTGGTCGTCAACGGACTGGTCAAAACCGATCCTCGGCTGCCCAGTGGCGGTATCAAACGGTCGGGACTCGGACGAGAGCTTGGCCCCCACGGCATCCTTGAATTCGTGAATATTCAACAGGTCTGGGTCGGCCCAAAACAGGAATAA